Within the Nerophis ophidion isolate RoL-2023_Sa linkage group LG01, RoL_Noph_v1.0, whole genome shotgun sequence genome, the region agagagtagaagtgtagtgtgtgtgttgagagaagtagaagtgtagtgTGGTGTGTGATGTgggagaagtagaagtgtagtgtgtgtgtgtgtggagagtagaagtgtgtgtgtgtgtgtgatgtgagagagtagaagtgtaagtgtgtgtgtgatgtgagagaagtagaagtgtaagtgtgtgtgtgtgatgtgagagaagtagaagtgtaagtgtgtgtgtgatgtgagagaagtagaagtgtaagtgtgtgtgtgatgtgagagaagtagaagtgtaagtgtgtgtgtgatgtgagagaagtagaagtgtagtgtgtgtgtgatgtgagagaagtagagtgtaagtgtggtgtgtgtgtgagagagtagaagtgtagtgtgtgtgtgtgagagaagtagagtgtaaggtgtgtgtgtgatgtggagagtagagtgtaagtgtgtgtgtgtgatgtgagagaagtagaagtgtaagtgtgtgtgtgatgtgagagaagtagaagtgtaagtgtgtgtgtgatgtgagagaagtagaagtgtaagtgtgtgtgtgatgtgagagaagtagaagtgtaagtgtgtgtgtgtgtggagaagtagaagtgtgtgtgtgtgtgagagaagtagaagtgtaggtgtgtgttgatgtgagagaagtagaagtgtgtgtgtgtgtgtgatgtgagagaagtagaagtgtagtgtgtgtgtgatgtgagagaagtagaagtgtgtgtgtgatgtgagagaagtagaagtgtaagtgtgtgtgtgatgtgagagaagtagaagtgtagtgtgtgtgtgtgatgtgagagaagtagaagtgtaagtgtgtgtgtgatgtgagagaagtagaagtgtgtgtgtgtgtgagagaagtagaagtgtaagtgtgtgtgtgtgatgtgagagaagtagagtgtaagtgtgtttgtgatgtgagagaagtagaagtgtaagtgtgtgtgtgatgtgagagaagtagaagtgtaagtgtgtgtgtgatgtgagagaagtagaagtgtgtgtgtgtgtgagagaagtagaagtgtaagtgtgtgtgtgtgatgtgagagaagtagaagtgtaagtgtgtgtgtgatgtgagagaagtagaagtgtaagtgtgtgtgtgatgtgagaagtagaagtgtgtgtgtgtgtgtgagaagtagaagtgtaagtgtgtgtgtgtgatgtgagagaagtagaagtgtaagtgtgtgtgtgtgatgtgagagaagtagaagtgtaagtgtgtgtgtgagtgagagagtagaagtgtaagtgtgtgtgtgatgtgagagaagtagaagtgtgtgtgtgtgtgagagagtagaagtgtaagtgtgtgtgtgatgtgagagaagtagaagtgtaagtgtgtgtgtgatgtgagagaagtagaagtgtaagtgtgtgtgtgatgtgagagaagtagaagtgtaagtgtgtgtgtgatgtgagagaagtagaagtgtaagtgtgtgtgtgatgtgagagaagtagaagtgtaagtgtgtgtgtgatgtgagagaagtagaagtgtaagtgtgtgtgtgtgatgtgagagaagtagaagtgtaagtgtgtgtgtgatgtgagagaagtagaagtgtaagtgtgtgtgtgatgtgagagaagtagaagtgtaagtgtgtgtgtgtgatgtgagagaagtagaagtgtaagtgtgtgtgtgtgatgtgagagaagtagaagtgtaagtgtgtgtgtgatgtgagagaagtagaagtgtaagtgtgtgtgagatgtgagagaagtagaagtgtaagtgtgtgtgtgatgtgagtaagtgagtgtgtgtgtgtgagagaagtagaagtgtaagtgtgtgtgtgatgtgagagaagtagaagtgtaagtgtgtgtgtgtgatgtgagaggaagtagaagtgtgtgtgtgtgtgagagaagtagaagtgtaagtgtgtgtgtgatgtgagagaagtagaagtgtaagtgtgtgtgtgtgatgtgagagaagtagaagtgtaagtgtgtgtgtgatgtgagagaagtagaagtgtgtgtgtgtgtgagagaagtagaagtgtaaggtgtgtgtgtgatgtgagagaagtagaagtgtaagtgtgtgtgtgatgtgagagaagtagaagtgtaagtgtgtgtgtgatgtgagagaagtagaagtgtaagtgtgtgtgtgtgatgtgagagaagtagaagtgtaagtgtgtgtgtgatgtgagagaagtagaagtgtaagtgtgtgtgtgatgtgagagaagtagaagtgtaagtgtgtgtgtgatgtgagagaagtagaagtgtaagtgtgtgtgtgatgtgagagaagtagaagtgtaagtgtgtgtgtgatgtgagagaagtagaagtgtaagtgtgtgtgtgatgtgagagaagtagaagtgtaagtgtgtgtgtgtgatgtgagagaagtagaagtgtaagtgtgtgtgtgatgtgagagaagtagagtgtaagtgtgtgtgtgatgtgagagaagtagaagtgtaagtgtgtgtgtgatgtgagagaagtagaagtgtaagtgtgtgtgtgatgtgagagaagtagaagtgtaagtgtgtgtgtgtgatgtgagagaagtagaagtgtaagtgtgtgtgtgatgtgagagaagtagaagtgtaagtgtgtgtgtgatgtgagagaagtagaagtgtaagtgtgtgtgtgatgtgagagaagtagaagtgtaagtgtgtgtgtgatgtgagagaagtagaagtgtagtgtgtgtgtgatgtgagagaagtagaagtgtaagtgtgtgtgtgtgatgtgagagaagtagaagtgtaagtgtgtgtgtgatgtgagagaagtagaagtgtaagtgtgtgtgtgatgtgagagaagtagaacgtgtaagtgtgtgtgtgtgatgtgagagaagtagaagtgtaagtgtgtgtgtgatgtgagagaagtagaagtgtaagtgtgtgtgtgtgatgtgagagaagtagaagtgtaagtgtgtgtgtgatgtgagagaagtagaagtgtaagtgtgtgtggtgatgtgagagaagtagaagtgtaagtgtgtgtgtgtgatgtgagagaagtagaagtgtaagtgtgtgtgtgatgtgagagaagtagaagtgtagtgttgtgtgtgatgtgagagaagtagatgtgtaagtgtgtgtgtgatgtgagagaagtagaagtgttagtgtgtgtggatgtgagagaagtagaagtgtaagtgtgtgtggtgatgtgagagaagtagaagtgtaagtgtgtgtgtgtgatgtgagagaagtagaagtgtaagtgtgtgtgtgtgtgtgagagaagtagatgtgtagtgtgtgtgtgatgggtgTGAAGTTgaagtgtggtgtgtgtgtgaagttgaagtgtagtgtgtgtgtgatgtgagagaagtagatgtgtaagtgtgtgtgtgatgtgagagaagtagaagtgtaagtgtgtgtgtgatgtgaggaagtagaagtgtagtgtgtgtgtgtgatgtgagagaagtagaagtgtaagtgtgtgtgtgatgtgagagagtagaagtgtagtgtgtgtgtgatgtgagagagtagaagtgtagtgtgtgtgtgtgatgtgagagaagtagaagtgtaagtggtgtgtgtgatgtgagagaagtagaagtgtaagtgtgtgtgtgatgtgagagaagtagaagtgtaagtgtgtgtgtgatgtgagagaagtagaagtgtaagtgtgtgtgtgatgtgagaagtagaagtgtaagtgtgtgtgtgatgtgagagaagtagaagtgtaagtgtgtgtgtgatgtgagagaagtagaagtgtaaggtGTGGTGTGTGAgagtagtgtgtagtgtgtgtgtgtgtgagagagtagtTGGTAAGTGGTGTGTGTtgtgagaagtagaagtgtaagtgttgTGTGTGAgtgaagtagaagtgtaagtgtgtgtgtgatgtgagagaagtagaagtgtaagtgtgtgtgtgatgtgagagaagtagaagtgtaagtgtgtgtgtgatgtgagagaagtagaagtgtaagtgtgtgtgtgtgatgtgagagaagtagaagtgtgtgTGGGTCCAAGGCTCCAAAAAGACATGCGTCTGTTAACGCCTGCTTTATTGAAAGCAGCCAATGAAGGCCTCACAGACCAGCAGGAGAAGTCCATGCAGACGGAGGAGGCGACGGACGCCACCACGGGCGACGCCGGCGTCAACACGGACATGGACTGGGAGGCGCAGGTGGCGGCCATGTTTGCGTACAGCGAGGTCCTGGCCAAGGAGCACGGCGAGATGGCGAAGACGCGGGAACAGGACGAGAGCGAGCGAGGCGAGCGGCTGCAGCAGCTGCAGAAGAAGAAGTCGCAGACCACCCGCCAGCATCAGGTGAGGTCCGTGACGGCGTTTTGCTCTCCTGGCCGTTAACCTGCGAGCGCCGCAGGTCCTGCTGCAGAAACTGGACTCGCTGCGAGTCAAGCTGCAGCTCAACAACGCCAAGAGCAGCAAGAAGAACTTCCTGTCCAAGAAGCAGGAGATGACGTCGGAGAGGAGCCGCGCCGAAGAGGAGAGAGACAGGTGAGTCTGCTTCTGTGCCGGACGGGGCCACCTTTGTCGTCTGACTCCGCCCACCAGGCTGGCCAAGGAGCTGCAGCAGAGCGAAGGCAAGCTGGCGGCGCTGACGGAGGAGCAGTGCGAGGAGCAGCGGCGCTGGCAGGAGGAGCTGGAGGTGCTGAAGAAGGAGGTGCAGAGGGTGGCCAAAGAGACCAGGGAGGCTGAGAAGACGGCCGTCCAGGACGAGCTGGCCGCCGTGGAGATGCAGCGGGACATGGCCATGGGGCGCATCAAGGCCTGGCTGGCGGAGGTGAGCTCCTCCCCCTGCTGGACAGGTGTGGCGCTGACAGCCGCTGTGTTGCAGGTGGGGCAGTACCTGAGCGTGCTGCAGAGGGTCTTCCCGCAGCAGTACCAGCAGGAGAAGCCCACCTGGGCCGGCAAGGAGGCGGCCGTGCGCAGGAACCAGGCCGAGCTGCAGCAGCGCTTCCAGGAGGTCCTGCAGCTGCTCCAGCAGGGTCGCGACCTGGACTCTCTGCCCAGGATCAACGTGGCCGCACTGCCGCACGTGCCCACGGTACGGCCCCGCCCACTTTGCAATGCCAACGCAGCCGCTGACCGCTTGTCCTTCGTCCCGCAGGCCGACCTCAAGTTCAGACAGATGATGAACTCGCTGCTTCCTGCCGGCCCGCCCAGACCCAGTTACTTCCACCACCGCCCCCAATACTTCCCACCGCCCCCGCACTACCTGCCGCGCCACGCCGTGCCCCCGCCCATCTACCCCCCCTACGTCAGAGCTCCTGCCAGGTTGCCGCCGCCTCCCGGCCAGTCCTTGACCACGCCCACCTACCCGGTGGTCccctcgccgccgccgctgccctCCAGCGCCCTGGAGAAGGTGCTGGACCGGCTGGGGGCCCGCTTCCCGCAGTGCAGCAGGAACCAGCTGACGCTGCTGCTGCAGCAGGTGAAGAGCGCCCGGGGAACTCTGGCCGGGATGTCCGTGGACCAGGTGGCCGAGCAGGTGGGCCTCAAGCTGGCCCAGAGCGACGCCTTCCCCTCCGGCCGCCGCCGCCGGCCAACCAGCTGTGTCTCATGTGCCAGAACGCCGTGGACCCCGAGAGCCGCCACCCGCTCAGCTGTTCCCACGCCATCCATCAGGACTGCATACGCATCTGGCTGCAGTCCAGTCCTAACAAGTCCTGTCCTTTCTGCCCCGCCAAGTGAACCTGGCTCCACTTTTTCAACCTCATCTCCTTTTGGACTCAAGTCACCCAGCTGACTCTTTTCAAACTCTCAACTGTCACCTTTTTCATTAAATATTCCATCTTCAAAACATGGACTTGACTctttcaacaacatccacaaatacAGCAGTCCGGGGTTACCCCCGGCAACACTGCAAATGTGTCCCGTACATGTACTTGTGAGTACAGTAAAGACACTACATGTACTTGTGAGTACAGTAAAGACACTACATGTACTTGTGTGTCTGAGTACAGTAAAGACACTACAATACATGTACTTGTGTGTCCGAGTACAGTAAAGACACTACAATACATGTACTTGTGTGTCTGAGTACAGTAAAGACACTACAATACGTGTACTTGTGTGTCTGAGTACAGTAAAGACACTACAATACATGTACTTGTGAGTACAGTAAAGACACTACAATACATGTACTTGTGTGTCTGAGTACAGTAAAGACACTACAATACATGTACTTGTGTGTCTGAGTACAGTAAAGACACTACAATACGTGTACTTGTGTGTCTGAGTACAGTAAAGACACTACAATACGTGTACTTGTGTGTCTGAGTACAGTAAAGACACTACAATACATGTACTTGTGTGTCTGAGTACAGTAAAGACACTACAATACATGTACTTGTGTGTCTGAGTACAGTAAAGACACTACAATACATGTACTTGTGTGTCTGAGTACAGTAAAGACACTACAATACATGTACTTGTGTGTCTGAGTACAGTAAAGACACTACAATACATGTACTTGTGTGTCTGAGTACAGTAAAGACACTACAATACATGTACTTGTGTGTCTGAGTACAGTAAAGACACTACAATACATGTACTT harbors:
- the rnf214 gene encoding LOW QUALITY PROTEIN: RING finger protein 214 (The sequence of the model RefSeq protein was modified relative to this genomic sequence to represent the inferred CDS: inserted 1 base in 1 codon), whose translation is MDANLMTMEEFAADFSNVTMPAANEGLTDQQEKSMQTEEATDATTGDAGVNTDMDWEAQVAAMFAYSEVLAKEHGEMAKTREQDESERGERLQQLQKKKSQTTRQHQVLLQKLDSLRVKLQLNNAKSSKKNFLSKKQEMTSERSRAEEERDRLAKELQQSEGKLAALTEEQCEEQRRWQEELEVLKKEVQRVAKETREAEKTAVQDELAAVEMQRDMAMGRIKAWLAEVGQYLSVLQRVFPQQYQQEKPTWAGKEAAVRRNQAELQQRFQEVLQLLQQGRDLDSLPRINVAALPHVPTADLKFRQMMNSLLPAGPPRPSYFHHRPQYFPPPPHYLPRHAVPPPIYPPYVRAPARLPPPPGQSLTTPTYPVVPSPPPLPSSALEKVLDRLGARFPQCSRNQLTLLLQQVKSARGTLAGMSVDQVAEQVGLKLAQSDAFPXRPPPPANQLCLMCQNAVDPESRHPLSCSHAIHQDCIRIWLQSSPNKSCPFCPAK